Proteins from a single region of Limosilactobacillus fermentum:
- a CDS encoding RNA-guided endonuclease InsQ/TnpB family protein → MKSMAKMKYHYGLKMRCYPSDQQKQLIKINSDASRFIYNEMVAINKELMQLRRVKLPIDIVQDRIKQLTMRQNAKQMSNHYQFLEDKRIDSLTKANAIQNYRKAWNAFRKVHATGVPKFHRKSYHWRYQTNCQYPGQKNALLTNGTVCFLDNSHVKVPKIGLLRVAGSQARLLKRICETRIGTVTLTKDSADRFFLSMQLASDESFVKVSKATHGHVGIDLNTDNFLTDSEGNIVPNPRYYRTIKGKLAKEQRILSRRQQRAKKEHRSLRDSKNYQKQRLLVAKLHAKVMNQRHNFLQQISTALIKNHDLVVAEELRSKNLLKNHALALSISDVGWRTFLGMLAYKAKLYGRQFITINPRNTTQTCRDCGFVMGTNGTDKLTLDDRNWTCPNCGIHHIRDWNAAKNILDKGIAKLA, encoded by the coding sequence ATGAAGTCAATGGCAAAAATGAAATATCATTATGGCCTAAAAATGCGCTGCTATCCTAGTGACCAACAAAAGCAGTTGATTAAAATCAACAGTGACGCTAGTCGCTTTATCTATAACGAAATGGTTGCGATCAATAAGGAACTGATGCAGCTTCGCAGAGTTAAGCTACCGATTGACATAGTTCAGGATCGTATTAAGCAACTAACTATGCGCCAAAACGCTAAGCAAATGTCTAATCACTATCAATTCTTAGAAGATAAACGAATTGATAGTTTGACGAAAGCTAATGCCATTCAGAACTATCGAAAAGCTTGGAATGCTTTTCGGAAGGTTCACGCCACTGGCGTTCCCAAATTTCATCGAAAGAGTTATCACTGGCGGTATCAAACCAATTGTCAATACCCGGGGCAAAAAAATGCGTTGCTAACTAACGGTACAGTCTGTTTTCTAGATAATAGTCATGTCAAAGTACCTAAAATAGGACTGTTACGTGTTGCCGGTTCGCAAGCACGGCTTTTGAAAAGAATATGCGAGACTAGAATTGGTACCGTGACGTTGACTAAAGATTCAGCGGATCGCTTCTTTTTATCAATGCAGTTAGCTTCAGATGAATCTTTTGTTAAAGTGTCCAAAGCTACTCATGGACATGTTGGAATTGATCTTAATACTGATAACTTCTTAACCGACAGTGAAGGCAACATAGTTCCTAATCCACGATATTACCGCACTATTAAAGGCAAATTAGCCAAAGAACAGCGCATTTTATCTAGACGGCAACAACGTGCAAAAAAAGAACATCGTTCTTTACGAGATAGTAAAAATTATCAAAAACAGCGCTTGTTAGTCGCTAAACTCCATGCCAAGGTAATGAACCAAAGGCATAATTTTCTCCAACAAATTTCTACCGCATTAATCAAGAACCACGATTTAGTAGTAGCCGAGGAGTTGCGTAGCAAGAATTTGCTTAAAAATCATGCTTTGGCACTTAGTATTTCTGACGTTGGCTGGCGAACATTTCTTGGCATGTTGGCTTATAAAGCAAAGCTTTATGGGCGTCAATTTATCACAATCAACCCAAGAAATACTACCCAAACATGTCGCGATTGTGGCTTTGTAATGGGCACTAATGGGACGGACAAACTAACATTAGATGATAGAAACTGGACTTGTCCTAATTGTGGTATTCACCATATTCGTGACTGGAACGCAGCTAAAAACATTCTTGATAAGGGAATAGCTAAACTAGCCTAG
- a CDS encoding DUF488 domain-containing protein — translation MMALKLERIYTQPADLDGYRILVDRLWPRGMSKEKAHLDEWLKEVGPTKELRQWFNHEPAKFPDFKAQYLAELAANPAFATLEQTVADHLKDGNVILLYGAKDPVHNQAVILKEKLEAGLGL, via the coding sequence ATGATGGCATTAAAACTCGAACGGATTTACACCCAACCCGCCGACCTGGACGGCTACCGGATTCTGGTTGACCGCCTCTGGCCCCGCGGTATGTCAAAGGAAAAGGCCCACCTAGACGAGTGGCTAAAAGAGGTTGGCCCAACCAAGGAGTTGCGCCAGTGGTTCAACCACGAACCGGCCAAGTTCCCGGACTTTAAGGCTCAATACCTAGCGGAACTAGCCGCCAACCCAGCCTTTGCAACCCTCGAGCAGACCGTCGCCGACCACTTAAAGGACGGCAACGTGATCCTCTTGTACGGGGCCAAGGACCCGGTCCACAACCAAGCGGTGATCCTAAAGGAAAAGTTGGAAGCCGGCCTCGGCCTGTAA
- a CDS encoding LBP_cg2779 family protein, with protein sequence MDRNMLIKSEGGPLMAEKFNDLAVDIINFEREHQMIDNEIAYGSQLTVERIHDIKSQASVASEEEESLIRRFMQSQG encoded by the coding sequence ATGGATAGGAATATGCTGATCAAATCTGAAGGAGGGCCCCTGATGGCTGAAAAATTTAACGACCTCGCCGTTGACATCATCAACTTCGAGCGTGAACACCAAATGATTGATAACGAAATCGCCTACGGCAGCCAATTGACCGTTGAACGAATCCACGATATCAAGTCACAAGCAAGCGTCGCAAGCGAAGAAGAAGAAAGCTTGATCCGCCGCTTCATGCAATCACAAGGTTAA
- a CDS encoding ArsR/SmtB family transcription factor has translation MVTNEANTTIDALDQVSHLFKLMGHPKRLQLLYLLIQQSMTVSQISERLKWEQSAVSHQLQVLRKYQIVERVKNGRQVVYRLVDPLVMGIIADVVNEIRK, from the coding sequence ATGGTAACAAACGAGGCTAATACCACCATTGATGCACTAGATCAGGTTAGCCACCTGTTTAAACTGATGGGGCATCCCAAGCGCCTCCAACTGCTGTACCTATTGATTCAACAATCGATGACCGTATCCCAAATTAGCGAACGCTTAAAGTGGGAACAATCGGCCGTCTCCCACCAACTCCAAGTGTTGCGTAAGTACCAGATCGTGGAGCGGGTTAAAAATGGGCGCCAGGTTGTTTACCGCCTGGTCGACCCCCTCGTGATGGGGATCATCGCCGACGTCGTGAATGAAATCCGTAAATAA
- a CDS encoding DUF7671 family protein yields the protein MAKKNQYPVTRYTGVPVENDGNGGYQLKRDASGAAKLHVWRTGKHTRGKYTGIGQLMLTENNLLVMIVAAEPMAFKDRHQEVPLQRFLTTTATPGLVEQGRTLLEEG from the coding sequence ATGGCAAAGAAGAATCAATACCCGGTTACGCGTTACACGGGCGTGCCGGTCGAAAACGATGGTAACGGCGGCTACCAATTAAAGCGTGACGCCAGTGGGGCCGCCAAGCTCCACGTCTGGCGGACCGGTAAGCACACCCGGGGTAAGTACACCGGGATTGGCCAGCTGATGCTGACGGAAAACAACCTGCTGGTGATGATCGTGGCCGCCGAGCCAATGGCCTTTAAGGACCGCCACCAGGAAGTACCCCTCCAGCGCTTTTTGACGACGACGGCGACCCCAGGCTTGGTTGAACAAGGGCGCACCCTTTTAGAGGAGGGTTAA
- a CDS encoding arginine repressor: MNYKQRRQLIQQLVEENHIATQEELLELLKQHGVVATQATVSRDIHSLNIAKVSSSDGQSYYAQVAAAKEDDDRLYRAIANRVVSYTTVEFVNVVKTTPDSSYATILGGMFDELSMPEVVGTIAGNDTLLIISPDAQGAQKIGQLLADNQGH; encoded by the coding sequence ATGAACTACAAGCAGCGCCGCCAATTAATTCAACAACTGGTCGAAGAAAATCACATTGCTACCCAAGAGGAGCTTTTGGAATTGCTGAAGCAACACGGGGTCGTCGCCACTCAGGCAACCGTTTCACGGGATATTCATTCCCTAAACATTGCTAAGGTTAGCAGCAGTGATGGGCAATCCTACTATGCTCAGGTGGCGGCCGCCAAGGAGGACGACGACCGGCTCTACCGGGCAATTGCCAACCGGGTGGTCTCTTACACCACCGTTGAGTTTGTTAACGTCGTTAAAACCACCCCGGACTCGAGTTACGCGACCATCCTCGGCGGGATGTTTGATGAATTGTCGATGCCAGAGGTAGTGGGGACGATTGCTGGTAACGATACCCTCTTAATTATCTCCCCCGACGCACAGGGCGCTCAAAAGATTGGTCAACTTTTGGCCGATAACCAAGGACACTAG
- a CDS encoding NAD(P)H-dependent oxidoreductase, whose protein sequence is MKTLVVIGHPDVATSSTQGFFKHAAKQEAGVTWYPLVAPFDRGAERALLWAADRIIFEFPLYWYSVPAVMKAWLDEVFDDDLLGTAGDRLAGKELGLVVNTGRALKDFAPGQGQSFTLAELLRPLQALANETKMTYLTPLVVGQFAYLTERERQELLVNYRQYLTAPRPGHLADQAAWLASRLRKLAEQHPDQAPGYLGLAAVLEDNTDQLSDLRLNLDLLGDD, encoded by the coding sequence ATGAAAACCTTAGTCGTGATTGGTCACCCGGATGTAGCCACTTCGAGCACCCAAGGTTTTTTTAAGCACGCCGCCAAGCAAGAAGCAGGGGTTACCTGGTACCCCTTAGTGGCGCCCTTTGACCGTGGGGCGGAGCGGGCCTTGCTTTGGGCTGCCGACCGGATCATCTTTGAATTTCCCCTCTATTGGTACAGCGTCCCGGCGGTGATGAAGGCCTGGCTAGACGAGGTCTTTGACGATGACTTGCTAGGGACGGCTGGCGACCGGCTAGCGGGCAAGGAGCTCGGGCTGGTGGTCAATACTGGCCGGGCCCTGAAGGATTTTGCGCCGGGGCAGGGCCAGTCCTTTACGCTAGCGGAGCTGCTGCGTCCACTGCAGGCGTTGGCCAATGAAACTAAGATGACCTACCTGACCCCGCTGGTCGTGGGCCAGTTTGCTTATTTGACTGAGCGGGAGCGCCAGGAGCTCCTTGTTAACTACCGCCAGTACCTGACGGCACCCCGGCCCGGGCACTTAGCCGACCAGGCGGCCTGGTTAGCAAGCCGCCTGCGGAAGTTGGCTGAGCAACACCCCGATCAGGCACCGGGTTACCTAGGGTTAGCGGCGGTCTTGGAAGATAATACTGACCAACTCAGTGACTTACGCCTAAACTTAGACCTGTTGGGGGATGATTAA
- a CDS encoding LVIS_2131 family protein, with the protein MSWNWLGWLLWLLALVFLGFVIHYIRVHQLMLIAKTGHRFEKGLFLKYVVLLVVALAWLGTMLYFTAFRKVASTSNQVTVSYSYDPLQLTNDNTNDYYYVRANHSGSGDHHVVSYTYWTTTKKVTVGAMNASIADSNDILSSAAVTYPWNESKLRKEDQATSRAFAAKITVRYKNNLINGLGLRANKEADEHTLIRVPAANLIEQAKNGE; encoded by the coding sequence ATGAGTTGGAATTGGCTAGGATGGTTGCTGTGGTTGTTAGCCCTAGTGTTCTTGGGCTTTGTGATCCACTATATTCGGGTGCACCAGTTGATGCTAATCGCAAAGACGGGGCATCGTTTTGAAAAGGGGCTCTTTTTAAAGTACGTGGTCCTGTTGGTGGTGGCCTTAGCCTGGCTGGGGACGATGCTTTACTTCACGGCGTTTCGTAAGGTAGCCTCAACCTCTAATCAAGTAACGGTGAGTTATTCATACGACCCGTTGCAACTGACCAACGATAACACCAATGACTACTACTACGTCCGGGCTAACCACAGCGGTAGCGGTGACCACCACGTTGTTTCCTATACTTACTGGACGACGACCAAAAAGGTGACGGTCGGGGCGATGAACGCATCAATCGCCGATAGTAACGACATTTTATCTAGCGCGGCGGTGACCTACCCGTGGAACGAAAGCAAACTGCGCAAAGAAGACCAAGCAACGAGCCGCGCATTTGCCGCCAAGATCACGGTGCGCTACAAGAACAACTTGATCAACGGGCTGGGGCTACGGGCCAACAAGGAGGCCGATGAGCACACCCTGATTCGGGTCCCGGCCGCCAACCTGATTGAACAGGCCAAAAACGGCGAATAA
- a CDS encoding NAD(P)H-hydrate epimerase, which translates to MTEQAITAAQMRAKDQFTINQIGIPSLVLMERASLAVRDAILTHYPAANKIVVVAGQGNNGGDGLAIARLLHVAGRGVAILTIGNSAHASSEHQTQAHICDYYQIPVASDPALLKDADLIVDAIFGIGIDRPVEGAYATVIKQVNAAHAPVVAVDVPSGINTDTGAVMGVAVKADLTVTFAYNKTGLVTDQGQAYAGRVIVADDMGTY; encoded by the coding sequence ATGACTGAACAAGCAATTACCGCCGCCCAAATGCGGGCCAAGGACCAATTCACGATCAACCAGATTGGGATCCCATCCCTGGTGCTAATGGAACGGGCCTCGCTCGCCGTTCGTGACGCCATTTTAACCCACTACCCGGCGGCCAACAAGATTGTTGTCGTTGCCGGTCAGGGCAACAACGGGGGCGATGGGCTTGCCATTGCCCGCCTTTTGCACGTTGCCGGGCGGGGCGTGGCCATTTTAACCATTGGCAACTCCGCCCACGCTTCCAGCGAACACCAAACCCAGGCCCACATCTGCGACTACTACCAAATTCCGGTCGCCAGCGACCCGGCGCTGTTAAAGGACGCCGACTTAATTGTCGACGCCATCTTCGGGATCGGGATTGACCGGCCGGTCGAGGGCGCCTACGCCACCGTAATTAAGCAGGTTAACGCCGCCCACGCCCCGGTGGTCGCCGTTGACGTTCCCTCCGGCATCAACACCGACACCGGTGCGGTGATGGGCGTCGCCGTCAAGGCGGACCTGACCGTTACCTTTGCCTACAACAAAACCGGGTTGGTGACCGACCAGGGCCAGGCCTACGCCGGTCGGGTCATCGTGGCAGATGACATGGGGACGTATTAA
- a CDS encoding ABC transporter ATP-binding protein yields MTAIELRNVEKYYGQGIARVHVLSDVNFKAELGKLNLVIGPSGSGKSTFLTIAGGLQQPSEGQVLIDGQEISALSGKQRDRLRLDKIGFVLQSYNLLPYLTVGDQFALVDRMRHGNLSKGELGDLLKDLGIEKLIHKYPGELSGGQNQRVAIARALYTDPQIILADEPTAALDSDRVKVVGQLFSDLAVKHNKAVVVVTHDLRLREFADQVYTIVDGQMAKEE; encoded by the coding sequence ATGACTGCAATCGAATTACGTAACGTTGAAAAGTACTACGGACAAGGGATTGCCCGGGTTCACGTTTTGTCTGACGTGAACTTTAAGGCTGAACTGGGCAAGCTTAACCTGGTGATTGGCCCGTCCGGCTCGGGGAAGTCCACCTTCTTAACGATCGCCGGTGGCCTCCAGCAGCCATCTGAGGGACAAGTTTTGATTGACGGCCAAGAGATCTCAGCCCTGTCTGGTAAGCAACGCGATCGGTTACGCCTGGATAAGATCGGCTTCGTTCTCCAGTCTTACAACCTGCTCCCTTACTTAACGGTGGGGGATCAGTTCGCCCTGGTTGACCGGATGCGCCACGGTAACCTTTCCAAGGGGGAATTAGGGGACCTGTTAAAAGACCTTGGGATCGAAAAACTGATCCACAAGTACCCGGGCGAACTGTCCGGGGGGCAAAACCAGCGGGTGGCCATCGCCCGGGCCCTTTACACTGACCCGCAAATTATCTTAGCCGATGAGCCAACGGCCGCCCTCGACTCCGACCGGGTTAAGGTGGTGGGCCAACTCTTTTCCGACCTCGCCGTCAAGCACAACAAGGCCGTGGTGGTGGTCACCCATGACCTACGGCTGCGTGAATTCGCCGACCAGGTGTACACGATCGTTGATGGGCAAATGGCAAAAGAAGAATGA
- the tnpA gene encoding IS200/IS605 family transposase — translation MTKEKIKDAIYTRRYIYNFHYHLIWVTKYRNQTFTTEVLSNEMKAILQQVADDNDIVIEKMEVMPDHIHMLISFPPSKAPASAIKALKGRSAYIFLQNHPEIRCSQYWGGHLWSPSYYMSTLGNMSKEVVEKYINDQKYTETNKKPHKGAQ, via the coding sequence ATGACTAAAGAAAAAATCAAAGATGCCATTTATACTCGTCGTTATATCTATAATTTCCATTATCATTTGATCTGGGTAACTAAGTATCGCAATCAGACTTTTACAACCGAGGTCTTATCTAACGAAATGAAAGCTATCTTGCAGCAAGTTGCAGATGACAATGACATCGTAATCGAAAAGATGGAAGTCATGCCGGATCACATTCATATGCTGATCAGTTTTCCGCCAAGCAAAGCTCCGGCTAGTGCCATTAAGGCGCTCAAAGGACGTAGTGCCTATATTTTTTTACAGAATCATCCAGAAATACGATGTAGCCAATATTGGGGCGGTCATCTTTGGTCTCCGAGTTACTATATGAGTACATTGGGCAATATGAGCAAAGAAGTTGTCGAGAAATATATCAATGACCAAAAATATACAGAAACAAACAAAAAGCCCCATAAAGGGGCTCAATAG
- the efp gene encoding elongation factor P codes for MIQTIDLKKGMVFEKDGKLLKVLAINHHKPGKGNTLMQMDIQDVRSGSIVHTTMRPSEKVEQVMVNKKNAQYLYDEGNTSVFMDLETYEQYEIDQSQISEEKKYLTENMQVQMNFVDSELVGVELPATVTLEVVETQPEIKGATIDGGGKPATMNTGLVVTVPSFVKNGDKIIVNTSDGAYKSRA; via the coding sequence ATGATTCAAACGATTGACTTGAAGAAGGGTATGGTCTTTGAAAAGGACGGCAAGCTGCTCAAGGTGCTCGCCATCAACCACCACAAGCCAGGTAAGGGTAACACCCTGATGCAAATGGACATCCAAGACGTTCGTTCTGGCTCAATTGTGCACACCACGATGCGCCCATCTGAAAAGGTGGAACAAGTGATGGTTAACAAGAAGAACGCTCAATACCTTTACGACGAAGGTAACACGTCCGTCTTCATGGACCTGGAAACTTACGAACAATACGAAATCGACCAATCCCAAATCAGCGAAGAAAAGAAGTACCTGACGGAAAACATGCAAGTACAAATGAACTTCGTTGACAGCGAACTGGTCGGGGTTGAATTGCCAGCTACGGTGACCTTAGAAGTCGTGGAAACCCAACCGGAAATCAAGGGGGCCACGATTGACGGTGGTGGTAAGCCAGCTACGATGAACACTGGCCTAGTCGTAACGGTGCCATCCTTCGTTAAGAACGGCGACAAGATCATCGTCAACACGTCTGACGGTGCTTACAAGTCCCGCGCATAG
- a CDS encoding LysM peptidoglycan-binding domain-containing protein has protein sequence MHKKQSNDQYLHYKMYKSGRKWVFAGVAALTLLTTTEVAHADTTSSSAASTVSLNGSTVASEAAKATVTFISESTSATSSSSSTASSSSSATSASSSSVATAATSVTSATSATSATSVSSTSADSSASAATSSDDASSSASAADANSGVSSASTATSATSASSTTVVRAVVAVATSASASSSSVDLSTLTFSNNASQQAFIESVAEGAIEGWNEYGVLPSITVAQAILESGWGSSTLSTQAHNLFGIKGSYNGNYVTMSTREVINGQSVYVNAAFRAYANNSESVEDHGNFLYSNSRYSNLLGDTSYTDVAQKLSQDGYATDPYYSSSLISLVKTYDLTQLDSIAIANTPVITNKSDYTQTNNGASTTATATYYTVQPGDTLSGIAVEYNTTTATLTSLNNLSNPNLIYVGQRLLVKSASTSAASSATSTATSTASATSTSSTTSATTYTVKSGDTLSSIASSHNTTTAALTSLNSLANPNLIYVGQVLKLANTTTASTSSTSSAASTSSSATTYTVKSGDTLSSIASSYNTTTSTLTSLNNLSNPNLIYVGQVLKVAGSSTSVSTSTSSSSASQATTSGTYTVKAGDTLSSIASSYNTTTAALASANSISNANLIYVGQVLKVTGTSSSTSTTTSSTSSTSGSYTVKSGDSLSAIAAAHGLNWKTLAAKNNIASPYVIYVGQQLSL, from the coding sequence ATGCACAAAAAGCAATCAAATGACCAATACCTCCACTACAAAATGTACAAAAGCGGTCGCAAGTGGGTGTTTGCTGGGGTCGCAGCTCTGACCCTGCTAACAACGACTGAAGTGGCTCACGCTGACACCACGTCTTCTTCAGCTGCCTCCACGGTCAGCCTCAACGGTTCAACCGTTGCCAGTGAAGCGGCTAAGGCCACCGTTACCTTTATTTCAGAAAGTACCAGCGCCACTAGTTCTAGCTCAAGCACGGCTAGCTCTTCTAGCTCTGCTACCTCCGCTAGTTCTAGTTCCGTGGCCACGGCAGCTACTAGCGTAACCAGTGCCACCAGCGCTACTAGCGCCACCTCGGTATCGTCAACGAGCGCTGACAGCTCCGCCAGTGCCGCTACGTCTAGCGATGACGCCAGCTCCTCGGCCAGCGCGGCGGATGCCAACAGCGGCGTTTCCTCCGCTAGTACCGCCACCAGTGCTACGTCAGCAAGCTCTACCACTGTGGTCCGGGCGGTGGTTGCCGTGGCCACTAGCGCTAGTGCAAGTTCTTCGTCCGTTGACCTGTCAACGTTAACCTTCTCCAACAACGCCTCCCAACAGGCCTTCATCGAAAGCGTGGCTGAAGGGGCGATCGAAGGTTGGAACGAATACGGCGTCTTGCCGTCGATCACCGTTGCCCAGGCCATTCTCGAATCCGGTTGGGGTTCATCCACCCTTTCCACGCAAGCCCACAACCTCTTCGGGATTAAGGGGAGCTACAACGGTAACTACGTCACGATGAGCACCCGCGAAGTGATTAACGGGCAAAGCGTCTACGTTAACGCCGCCTTCCGGGCTTACGCTAACAACTCCGAATCCGTTGAAGACCACGGGAACTTCCTCTACTCCAACTCCCGTTACAGCAACCTCTTAGGTGACACTAGTTACACCGACGTCGCCCAAAAGCTTTCCCAAGACGGTTACGCTACCGACCCTTACTACTCTTCCTCTTTGATCAGCTTAGTTAAGACCTACGACCTGACCCAATTGGACAGCATCGCCATTGCGAACACGCCGGTGATCACCAACAAGAGCGATTACACCCAAACCAACAACGGGGCATCCACCACGGCGACGGCAACTTACTACACCGTCCAACCCGGCGACACCCTGTCCGGAATCGCCGTTGAATACAACACGACCACCGCGACGTTAACGAGTTTAAACAACTTATCCAACCCGAACTTGATCTACGTTGGGCAACGGCTCCTGGTCAAGAGCGCATCGACTTCAGCGGCGTCATCCGCAACTTCAACGGCCACCAGCACCGCTAGCGCAACTAGTACCAGCTCCACCACTAGTGCCACTACCTACACGGTCAAGTCTGGTGACACCCTCAGCTCGATTGCTAGCTCCCACAACACGACCACGGCGGCGTTGACGAGCTTAAACAGCCTGGCCAACCCGAACCTGATTTACGTGGGCCAAGTCCTTAAGTTGGCTAACACCACGACGGCAAGCACGAGTTCCACCAGCAGTGCCGCTTCAACTAGCTCAAGCGCAACGACTTACACGGTTAAGTCCGGTGATACCCTGAGTTCGATCGCCAGTTCCTACAACACGACCACCTCGACGTTGACGAGTTTGAACAACTTATCCAACCCGAACTTGATCTACGTGGGCCAAGTCCTCAAGGTAGCCGGCTCCTCTACCAGTGTTTCTACCAGCACTAGTTCTAGTTCGGCTAGCCAAGCAACGACCAGTGGTACCTACACGGTTAAAGCCGGCGATACCCTCAGTTCGATCGCTAGCTCCTACAACACGACTACGGCGGCGTTAGCTAGTGCCAACAGCATTTCCAACGCCAACTTGATCTACGTAGGCCAAGTCCTCAAGGTCACTGGCACTTCTTCAAGCACCAGCACCACCACTAGTTCCACTTCCTCAACCAGTGGTTCTTACACCGTTAAGTCCGGCGACTCGCTTTCCGCCATTGCCGCCGCTCACGGCTTAAACTGGAAGACGTTAGCCGCCAAGAACAACATCGCTAGCCCATACGTGATCTACGTTGGTCAACAGTTATCGCTTTAA
- a CDS encoding LacI family DNA-binding transcriptional regulator: protein MTSTLKDVAKRAGVSVTTVSRVINNYHSLSDKTIRKVRLAMRELDYQPNALARAMQGKSSHFIGLVLPNVTNPFLAELTNCLEERLFTKGYKVIIATTATDDQLEQEHLGVLLANQVDGIISSSHNLDNEHYQRLAVPIVSFAHQLAEGIPVVTVDSYSGGRMAAAYLREQGAKEVALVLDEAHSPMSSRCRIDGIVDGLARRGNALAVIELDELIRKPLLLNQYDGLIAPNDEVAVQLQGMARASGRKINEDFWVTGYNGSRLMQRLNPELATVVLPVQELADKLIATLLEQIAHPDQVIESPAPVPVRFRRPT from the coding sequence ATGACTTCAACACTAAAGGACGTTGCCAAGCGGGCGGGGGTATCGGTGACAACGGTCTCGCGGGTCATCAATAACTACCACTCGCTAAGTGACAAAACCATTCGTAAGGTTCGGTTGGCCATGCGAGAACTTGATTACCAACCCAATGCCCTGGCCCGGGCGATGCAGGGAAAGTCATCACATTTCATTGGCCTGGTGTTGCCAAACGTCACGAACCCCTTTTTAGCTGAGTTGACCAACTGCCTAGAAGAACGGCTCTTTACCAAGGGCTACAAGGTTATCATCGCCACCACCGCCACCGACGACCAACTAGAACAAGAGCACCTCGGGGTCTTGTTAGCCAACCAAGTCGACGGTATCATCTCTAGTTCCCATAACTTGGATAACGAACACTACCAACGTTTGGCGGTACCGATCGTTTCCTTTGCCCACCAACTAGCCGAGGGGATCCCGGTGGTGACGGTGGATTCTTACAGCGGGGGGCGGATGGCGGCCGCCTACCTGAGGGAGCAAGGGGCCAAAGAGGTGGCCCTAGTTTTGGACGAAGCTCACTCACCGATGTCATCCCGGTGTCGGATTGACGGGATCGTGGATGGGTTAGCTAGACGAGGTAACGCCCTTGCGGTGATCGAGTTGGACGAACTGATCAGAAAACCGCTGCTCTTAAACCAATATGACGGCTTAATCGCCCCTAACGACGAGGTGGCCGTTCAGTTGCAGGGGATGGCACGGGCCAGCGGACGTAAAATTAATGAAGACTTTTGGGTGACCGGCTACAACGGCTCCCGGTTGATGCAACGCTTAAACCCGGAGTTAGCCACCGTGGTGCTCCCGGTTCAAGAGCTTGCCGACAAGCTAATTGCAACCCTGCTAGAGCAAATCGCCCACCCCGATCAGGTGATCGAATCCCCCGCACCAGTGCCGGTCCGCTTCCGGCGACCAACGTAA